AGTGACTACTATTTTTGAGATGCAGAAGTGAAAGAATGAAACTTCTGCGATACCCGTAGTCAGATGAGTGCTACTCTCTCTTTATTCTTTGACATGGAATTTAGCTGATATTTAAAAGAAATAGAGATAACTTAACTTGACTAATAATCGCTAATGCAAAGGTACTTTGTCAAAACCTAGCGATGTGCTAGATAATTGAGCTTGGTTAGATAAATTATAGTTTATTTAACTTTATTTTTAGTTAGCTCCATATAACAAACTGTACATACTCCATTATAGTGATTTCCTACTGAAATTCCATCACTATCAGCCTCAACATCTCCTATCATCACATTCATTGTAGCCTTTCTTTTTCCACAATGTCCACATACAGTTTTTATCTCATTTAAAGTTGTCATATATGGAAGCATATAGGCAACTGTTGGAAATAACTCCCCTCTAAAGTTACTCATCAATCCATATAAAAAGATATTAATATCAAAATCTATCATTACTTGAACTAATTGATCACAATGATGTTTTGATAAAAATTGAAATTCATCAATTAAAAGTAGATCTAATTCATGATTTTTACAATATTCATAAAAATTAAATTCCTCATCTACAACAACTGCCTCTATTGTATATTCCATAGCTCTACTTGAAACTACATGTCCATCTCTATCATTTTTATAAGGTTGAAAAACCTCTACTTTTTTCCCTACACTTCTATTTCTATGAGCTGTTAAAAGTAGCTCAGAAGATTTTCTTGAACCTACAACACCATAATAAAAATTAATTTTTCCTGACACAAAAATGCCCTCCTTAATAAAATCTATTTTTCTATTATAACACTTTATAAAAATAAAGCTAATATAATAATCATATTTTTTTCTTTTTTTCTTTACTAAAATATATTATAATTAATACACTGTGAGGTGATAAGATGTTTTCGATAAAATATAAAATTAAACAAGAGGATATTAATTATGGAGGACATGTTGGAAATGAAAGAGCTCTACTTTTCTTCCAAATGGTTAGAATTAAATTTTTTGAATCACTTGGATTATCAGAACTTAATATAGGTGATAGAATAGGAGTAATTCAAAGAAATAGTTATGTTGAATATAATAAAGAGCTATTTTTAAATGATGAGATTACAATTAAGATAACTAAAATCGATTTGGAAAAAACTAAATTTAATTTTCATTATGAAATTTATAATCAAGAGGATAAACTAGCAATAAATGGATCTACTCTTCTACTTGCTTATAATTATGAAGAAAAAAAATTAAAAAAAGTTCCTGAAATATTTAGAGAAAAAGTTGAGGGATTGTTATGAATATTTTAATTAGTGGTTGTCTTTTAGGATTAAAGTGTAGATATGATGGTAAAGAAAAAAAGTTACCTGAAATTGAAAAACTTATAAAACTATATAATTTGATTCCTGTATGTCCTGAACAGCTTGGTGGGCTACCAACACCAAGAATTCCTGCTGAAAGAGTAAAAGATAGGGTTATAACTCAAGTTGGAGCAGATGTAACTGAAGAGTATCAATTAGGAGCTAAAGAGGCTTTAAAAATTGCTAAATTGTATAATTGTAAAAAAGCTATTTTAAAAGAAAAAAGCCCCTCTTGTGGTTGTGGAAAAATCTATGATGGAACTTTTTCTAGAAATCTAACTGATGGAAATGGTGTTACAGCTAATCTTTTAATAGATAATGGAATTGAAATTTTTGGTGAAAGTGAAATTGAAAAGTTTTTAAAATAAATTAAAGAGGCTATTGCATTTGTGCAATAGCCATTTTAAAACTTCTTTATTTTTCTATTTTTTCTTTTTAATAAACTATATAGCCACATTATAATACTACTTATCCAAAGAGATATCAATATTAAAATTGTAGCCTCTCTGTCATTGCCACTTTCAACAGCTGAATATATAGCAGTTGGAATAGTTTGAGTTTTGTGAGGAATATTCCCTGCCACCATTAAAGTAGCTCCAAACTCTCCTAAAATTCTTCCCATTCCCAATATGATCCCAGCTATTATCCCATTTTTTGCCATTGGAAAAACAATATATCTAAACATCTGAAAATTATTTGTTCCCATTAATATAGCCTCCTCTATATACTCCTTTTCAATAGAGACAATAGCTAAATTTATACTTTGATACACTATTGGAAGAGCAACAACAACCCCTGATATTATAGCTCCATAGATTGAAAATGTAACCCTTATATTACAGATTTCAAAGAGAAATTTTCCAATTACCCCTTGAACACCAAAAACCAAAAGGAGAAAATATCCTGTTACTGATGGTGGTAAAAATAGAGGTAATGTGATAAAAAACTCTAAAACCACCTTTAATTTCTGAGGAAGATAGCTTTTTATATAAAGAAGTAAAGTTGCTAAAAATATAGTTATAATAATTCCTATTATTACAACAAATAGAGAGTTTTTTATTGCAAAATACATACTACATCACAACAAAACCATATTTTTTAAATACTTCTTTATTCTCTCTTAAAAATTCAAATAATTTTTTTACATCATCTGAATTATTTAATATAGCTACTGAATATATCACTTTATCATATGAATTTTCTGGAAACTCCTCTACAACTATTGGATTTTTCATTCTATTTCTATCTGAATTATAGATTACTCCAAAATCAGCCTCTCCTATTTCAACATATTGAACTACAGCACTTACATCTTTAGCATAGACAAGTTTCTCTCTATTTAGCTTATCTAAAATTTCAAGATTTTTTAAAGCTGTCAATGTATAGTTTCCAACTGGAGCTGTATCAGGATTTCCTATTACCAAATAAATATCACTATTTAATCCTTCAATTGAATTTATATTACTTTTACTATATGGACTTTTTACTAAAATCAATGAGTTAGATAGAAAATCATAGGTATTTTCTTTTTTCGCCATATCTTTATCCACTAATATTTTTACATTTTTTTGATCTGCTGAAATAAAAAGATCTACTGGCACTCCATTTTCAATCTGTGTTCTTAAAGTTCCTGATCCTCCTAAATTTAAAAGAACTTTATCTCCACTTAATTTCTCATATTCAGGAAGTATCTCCTCTAAACAATTTTTTAAACTAGCTGCTGCACTTACAACAATCTCTTTTGAGAAAGCTGAAACAGATAATAGTAAGGCTAAAATTAAAATTGTTAATTTTTTCATAATTCCCCCTAATATTTATCTTATAACATCAAGTTATAGAAAAATTAACTTATTTTCCAAATGAGCAATGTGGAAAGTGACAAACTTCACAATTTAAACACAAGCCTCCATGCCCATATTTAGCAATCTCTTTAAATGTCAATTTTTCCTCTGCTAACACTCTTGGTAAAACTAAATCAAATACAGTTTTTCTAGCATACATCACACAACCTGGTAGCCCTAAAATTGTTTTATTATCTTTGTATGCCACTAAAAGCATAGCCCCAGGAAGTACAGGTGAACCATAAGTTACAAGCTCCCCTCCAACCTCTTTAATTGAAGTTGGTGTCATATCATCTGGGTCCACTGACATTCCTCCAGTACATATTATAAGTTCAGCCTCACTATTTAAAGCTTTCTCTATCTCCGATTTTATCATCTCTTTATCATCTGGACAAAACACATGTAAAATTACTTCACAATTATACTCTCCAACCTTTGACTTTATAACAGGACCAAACTTATCTTGTATTCTTCCATAGAACACTTCATTTCCAGTTGTAATAACAGCTGTTTTCTTAGGATAGACCTTTTTAATTGAGATTATATTTTTCTTACAAATCTCCTCTAATTTCTCAATCTTTTTTTCATCTATAACAAGAGGAATAATTCTTGTTCCTGCTATCTTTTCTCCCTTTTTTACAGGAGTATTATTGTGAATTGTAGATATTATTATCTCACCTATTGAGTTAGCCTTTAATAACTCATCTACATCAATAGAAACTATCCCATCTTCAGCAGCAAAAAAATCTATTTTTCCCTCTTTTATCTCACCAAAAGTTAACCCCTCTCCAGCAACATGATCTTTTATCCTAATAGCCGCCTCATTTTCATGTAAAGTTCCTTCAGATTTTTCCCATACATATAGATGATCTTTTCCTAGTTTCAATAATTCAGGAATATCCTCTTCTCTGATTATATGTCCCTTTTTAAAGGCAACCCCTTTAAACTCTCCAGGAACAATCTTTGTTATATCGTGACATAACACATGCCCAACTGCATTTTTTGTATCTATAATTTTCATTGCCTCATCTCCTACTTTTCTAAAATAGTGACTTTATCTCCTTCACTGATAACTCCACCCTTTAGTACCTTTGCAAAAATTCCCTCTTTTGGCATTATGCACTCTCCAACTCTATGGAAAATCTCACAATGTGAGTGACACTCTTTACCAATTTGAGTTACTTCTAAAAGAACTCCATTAATATCAATCTTCGTTCCTACTGGTAGATTTCTTAAATCTATTCCTGAAACAATTATATTTTCTCCAAAAGCTCCCTTTTCTACAAAGCCACCTCTTGTTTTAAAATCCTCTATCTTCTCATGAGATAATAAACTTACTTGTCTATGCCAATTTCCCCCATGAGCATCGTTTTTAAGTCCAAATCCCGCTATCACTTCACAACTGTGAATATTTATCTTTTCAGTTCCCTTTTTTTCACTTATACAAACAGCTATAACTTCTCCTGTCACCTGCTTTTATCCTCCTATTGCATTCATATTTTTTAACTCTTCATCTTTATTATCTTTACCAAAAAGATGTCTTTCAGGTTTTTTAAAAATCTCCTGCTCTAAAATTTCCTTTATCTCTTCTTTTTCAACATTTTTATCTAAATACTCTTTGATATTTGTATTTCCCTTACTATTTAAACATCTTTTAATTACCCCATCTGAAGTCAATCTAATCTTGTTGCATGTCTCACAAAAACAACTATTAATAGGACTTATAAATCCTATATTTCCCTTGCTATTCTTTAATTTATAGTAAGTTGAAACTCCTTTTATCTCTTTATAATTTCTATCAAATTCAAAAATTTTTTCTAATCTATCATATATGTCATTATTACTTATTCCAGTAAATTTCTTTCCTTGTCCAATAGGCATAAGTTCAATAAATCTTACATCTAATTGGCTATTCAATGTTAATTTTGCAAGTTCTTCAATAGCATTTTCATTTATATCTTTCATAATAACACTATTGATTTTTACTTCAAGATTTAAATTTAAAGCTTTCTCTATTCCTTGCAAAACTCTTTCTAAATCTCCACCTCTTGTTATATAATTAAACTGCTCTCTATCTAAAGTATCTAAGCTTATATTAACACCTTTTAAACCTGCTTTTTTTAATTTTTCTATCTTTTCAGACAATAAGATTCCATTTGTTGTAATATATATCTTTTCTATCCCTCTGTCTTTGATTCCTTGTATAATTTCAACTATATCTTGACGTAAAAGAGGCTCTCCACCTGTCAGCCTTATCTTTTTTATATTTAACTCCACAGCTACTTCAACAATATCAAAAATATTTTCTTTTGTTAAAGTTTCACCACAAACTTTAGGTGCAACTCCTTCAGGCATACAATATATACATCTTAAATTACAACTTTCAGTTAAAGATATTCTAAGATAGTCTATCTCTCTTCCCAAGCTGTCTTTCATATTTACTCTCCTAATTAAAACTAATTTTTATTTTATTCATTCGTTTTATTATATCACAATTGCTAAAAAATATGTATCAATAAAATAGAAAACTATTTCTATTTTATTTTTATACTCTATTTTGCTAAATGTTATATATTGAACTTTAAAAGGAAATATTGTATAATTCAAGAAATAGGAACTATTGATTTAGTTTTAAATAATTAGGAGGTAAAAATGAAAAAAGTTATTCACACTGACAAAGCACCTGCTGCTTTAGGACCATATTCACAAGCTATTGAAGTAAATGGAGTTCTTTATGTATCTGGACAAATCCCTTTTGTTCCTGAAACTATGACTCTTGTTTCTGATTGTGTTAAAGCTCAAACTAGACAATCTCTTGAAAATGTAAAAGCTATTCTTGAAGAAGCTGGATACTCAATGAAAGATGTAGTTAAAGCTGGAGTTTTCATTAAAAATATGGATGATTTTGCAGCTATTAATGAAGTTTATGCTGAATATCTAGGAGATGTAAAACCTGCTAGAGCTTGTGTTGAAGTTGCTAGACTTCCTAAAGATGTTAAAGTTGAAATAGAAGTTGTTGCTGTTAAATAATATTAGTATAAAAAACTCCCTCTGATTACTTTCGTAACCAAAGGGAGTTTTTTATTTAAAGGATTTTGATCGACTAATTAAAGTTCTACTACTGTTATTTTTTCTAAAATATCTTTTAAAATATCAAGATCAATATTTCCAGTACTATCAAGCATAGCATTTGTTGTTCCACAAGCTACTGCTAATCTGAAACACTCTTTTAATTCCATCTCTTTAGATAGTCCAAATGCCATTCCAGCTATTGTTGAGTCTCCAGAACCAACTGTATTTTTTATCTCTACTTTTGGGAAAGTTCCTTTGTAAACTACTTTATCAGTTACTAAAATAGCTCCATCTCCACCAAGAGTAACCATTACAACTTGAATTCCAGTTTTTACTAACTCTTTAGCCGCTTCTACTACTTCAGAAAGGTTGTTAAATTTCTTTCCAGTAATATCTTCTAACTCTTCTTGATTTGGTTTTATTAAGAATGGTTTTGCTTCCATTCCTTTTACTAAAGATTCTCCACTTGTATCAAGGATAAATTTAATTCCTCTTTTGTGAGCTTCTTCAATTAAAGGATTATAAGCATCTTTACCTATTCCTTTTAAAAGGCTTCCAGATCCACATACAATTTCTATTTTTTCATTTTCTAATATATTTACATATTTTTCCATGAATTTTTCGAAATCTTCTGTAGTTCCTTCTGCTGATTCAAGAAATTCTGTAATTCCTTTTATATCTTTATCTATAACTGCTATACAAGTTCTTGTTTCGTAACTTGTTTCTAAGAAATCATTTTTTATATTTCCAGCATTTAATTTTGAAAGAAATAGTTTTCCAGTAAATCCTCCAACTATTCCTGTTGCTGTAACATCTCCACCAAGTTGATTTATAACCCTACTTACGTTTATTCCTTTTCCACCTGCAGTTTTTTCAATATGTTTAGTTCTGTTTACTTCACCAATTCTCATGTTTTCAACATTATATCTAACATCAATTGCAGGGTTTAAAGTAACAGTTAGTATTTTTTTCATAACTATGCTCTTCCGTTACTTCCACACATTAATATTTTTTCAATTGCTACTTTTTTCATTGCTTCTTTAGCAGGTCCAAAATATTTTCTAGGGTCACTTTCATTTGGTTTATTTACTAATACTTCTCTTAGTGTTTCAGCAAATGGCATTTTTAATTCTGTTGCGATATTTACTTTTGTAATTCCTAATTCGATTGCTTTTTTAACTTGTTCAGCTGGTACTCCAGATGCTCCGTGTAATACTAATGGCACATCTACAACTGCTCTGATTTCAGCAAGTCTATCAAAGTCTAATTTTGGTTCTTCTTTGTAAACTCCGTGAGCTGTTCCAATTGCAACTGCTAGAGAGTCTATTCCAGTTCTTTCTACATATTCTTTAGCTTGAGCTGGGTTAGTATATTTACTATCTTTTTCATCTCTTACTAAGTCGTCTTCTTGTCCTCCAAGAATTCCTAATTCTCCTTCAACAGTTACATCGTATCTGTGAGCATAATCAACAACTTTTTTAACCATTGCGATATTTTCTTCAAAATCTAAGTGAGAAGCATCGATCATTGCTGATTTAGTTCCAATTTGAATAGCGTTGATGATTTCATCATAGCTTTCATGGTGGTCTAAGTGCATTGCTACTGGTATATCATATTTTTCAGAACAGATTTCTACCATTTTAATGAAGAATTCTGGTCCTGCATATTTCATTGTTCCAGGTGTAGCTGCAACTATGATAGGTGATCTTAATTCAGCAGCAGCTTCTACTACTGTTTGAATTGTTTCCATATTATGAACGTTAAATGCTGGTACTGCATATTTTCCTTTTTGAGCATCTAATAGTAATTGTCTTGTTGATACTAACATCTATTTTCCTCCTAAAATTTTAAATTATTTATTTTCTATTATTTGTTGTATTCGTGAATAATTACACCTTTAACTACTCTGTTAACTTCTCCTGTAGGACATGGATTATCTGGGTTAATTCCTAATTTAGCTGATTTGATTAGAGAAATTAATTGTCCATAAACTAGGTAAGAAAGACTTGCAAATATATCTTCCATTTCTCCTAATTTAGCATCTTCATAAGAGAAGTAGTAGTTTGAGTTAGCTTTTACTTCTTCATCATATACTGTATCTAGTACGATTATTTGTTTTTTTCCACCTTCATTTTTGAACTCTTTTAATAGATCAAGTTCATAAATTCTTGTGTATGGGTTGTTTGACATTAAACATACGATAGCTGTTTTGTCATTAACTATTGATTTAGGTCCATGTCTGAATCCTAGGAAAGTGTTGAAGAATGAAGCAAGTTTTCCTCCAGTAAGTTCAAGAACTTTAAGAGCGATTTCTTCAGCTAGTCCTTTGCTTGTTCCATCTCCTAAGTATACTATTCTTTCGATATCTAAATCTGCTACTATTTCAGCATTAGCAACTATTTTATCAAGATTTCTTTCAACTAGAGAAGCTACATATTCTACTTTTTCTCCTAATACATCTAGGTCTTTTCTTAATAGAACTAAAACTCCAGCTACTACCATTGAAGAGAAGCTTCCTGTCATAGCAAATCCTTTATCGTTTGTTCTTTCTGGCATTAATAGAAGATATTTATTTTCTCCTGTTTCAGATATTTTAGCTAGTTTTCCATCTTTGTTACAAGTGATAAAGATGTGGTGAATATTTTTTACTAATTTATCTGCTAATTCTACTGCTGCAACACTTTCAGGAGAGTTTCCTGATCTTGCACATGATACTAATATAATATCTGCATCAGCATCTAAGTATTGTTCTGGCATAGAAACGATATCAGTTGTAGGTACTGATAAAACTTCGATATCTATTCTGCTGTTGATGTATGAACAAATTGTATTTCCAACAAATTCAGATGATCCTGCCCCTGTAAATATTACTTTTACTTTATTTCCTTTTACACCTTCAATAAATTTTCCTAAAGCTTCAATATTTTCTTTTACTATTGATACTTCTTCTTTCCAAATTCCTGGTTGTTGAGCTATCTCTTTCCAAGTTACACAATCTTTAAAATTCATCTGCACTCTCTCCTTTTTAAAAATTATTTATTTTCATTCATTACAAGAGCTGCTGCTCCTTTAATTCCAGCTTCTTCATTTAGTTCACCAAAGGCAAACTTTAAGTTTTCCATTGTCATTCCTAAAGCATATTTAGCAAGATTTTTCTTAACTCCATCTAAAAGAATTTCTCCAGCTCTTGCTACTCCTCCTGAGAATATTATGATTTCTGGGTTTAAAATATTTAATAACATTCCAATTCCTTCAGCCATATATTCACAGAACCAATCAACTATATCCATACAGAATTTATCTCCAGCTTTAGCTAAGTCAAATATATCTCTAGCTTCTAAACTGTCAATGCTTCCATTTATTCTTCTATAAAGAGCATTGTCTTTATTTTCTGCTAATCTTCTTTTTCCTTCTCTAATTATACCAGTTGCTGAACAGTAAGTTTCTAAACATCCAGTTAATCCACAACCACATTTGTATCCTTGTTTGTTTACAACTACATGTCCAAATTCTCCTGCTGCTCCATCTGCTCCCTCAACAATAGCTCCATTGATTATGATTCCAGCAGCTATTCCAGTTCCTATTGGAATAGTTATACTATTTTTATAACCTCTTCCAGCACCAAATAAAGTTTCTCCTAATGCTATTAACTTAACATCATTTCCAACTTTAACTGGTTTTCCTGAAATTTTTTCCATTAATTCTTTAGCTGGAAAATTATCTCCCCAAGAAAAATTTGCAGCTATTTTTACAACAGAATTGTTTAATACAGGTCCAGGAATTCCCATTCCTATAGATTTGATATCATCTTTAGTTATTCCTAATTCTGTTATCAAACTATTGATTGCTGTCCATATTCTTCCAAATGTATCCTCTGCTCCTTTTTTTGAATCAGTTTTGATACTTTTTTTAATTAGTATCTCTCCTAACTCATTCAATATTCCCATTTCAACATTTGTTCCACCAATGTCTACTCCTACAAAATATGACATAAGTCCTCCTTTAAAAAACTCGAATCATTAATTAATTGTTATATCGTCCGTACCAATTTTCTTTTAAAAAAAATCAGACTTTTATATTTAAGTCCTTTTTTACTCTTCAAGTTCTACTTCAAATTCAAATCTATCTCCACGTACCAAACTTATTGTGTATTCTATAATCTCCATTCCACTGTATGTCCATCTTTGCAATTTTATTAAAGGACTGTTTCTATTTACTTGTAAAATGCTAGCTACACTTTCATCTGCTTTTAAAACAGAAAAACGTTCGAATACTTTATTAAAGTTTATCTTATACCTACTTTGAATGATATCATATAATGGACTAATAAGCAATTCTTTTTTTGAAAGATTTGGCATTTTTTTTACTGGCATATATGTTCGCTCATACATAATTATCTCTCTGTCTGCTATTCTTAGCCTTTCAAGCTCAAAAATTTCATCTGAACTATTGAGATTTAACTCTTTTGCTACTTTTTCATCCCCGACTATTTTTTTTAAGGATAAAATTTTAGATTCAGGGATTTTGCCAAGTTTTTTCATCTCTTCAGTAAAACTATAAACTTTTAGTAACTTTTGTTGTATCACTTTTGATGAAACAAAAGTTCCACATCCCTGAATCTTATAAACATATCCTTTTTCTTCGAGATAAGCAAGAGCCTGTCTCACAGTGGCTCTGCTTAACTCATATTTCTTTGCATATTCTCTCTCAGTAAGTAATTTATCATTCTCTTTTAGATTTTTACTTTCTATTTCACTTAAAATAATTTCAGCTAATTGGTAATAAAGTGGACTTTTGGAATTTTTTAATACCATTATGTCCTCCATAATATTTATTCATATTATAGATAATATCATAACCTTATACTTTTTAGCAACTTTTAAATTTCATTAATTATTCTATATAGCCAGTTAGCTAGAGGATCTTTTATTTTTACCATTTCATTATATAACTCTTCTAGCATCTCTTTTTTAATATCTGCATATTCTGGATTATAGAATAGGTTGTTTATTTCTCCTTTATCATTTTTAATATCATATAGCTCTCCAACATCTGTTGCATTGAAAACTATTTTATAGTCATCTCTTCTCCACATTCTTTGTTCAAAGAATACAAAGTGTCCAGCTAGTTGTCCTAATACTCCTTTTCTATCATTATTTTTATGTTCTCTTAGGATAGGTAACATACTTTCTCCATCAAAGAATGAAGGGATCTCTTTTCCAGCAACATCATAACAAGTTGATGTTAAGTCATGAAGGTAAACAAAATTATTGTCCTCTTCTCCCTTTCTATCTGAGCAAGGATCTTTTACTATCATAGGGATTCTATATGTTGTATCAAACATAAATTCCCCTTTTTCTATTAATTTATGAGCTCCCATAGCATCTCCATGGTCTGCTGTTATAGCCATAAATAGTTGTTCATATAGTCCTTCTTCTTTTAGGAATTTTACAAATTCTCCAATAGCATCATCTATAAGAGTTATGTATCCCCAGAATTTACAGATAATTTCTTTCCATTTTTCTTCTGGTGCTTCCCAAACTCCCCACATTTTAGCTATATCTTTATAGTGAAGTGGTTTTCCATTCATTGGATTATAGAAACTTTCATCAAGATTTACATCTTCTGGTTTATACATTGAATAGTATGGTTCAGGTATTACACAAGGAGTGTGTGGTCCCCAGAAGTTCATCCATATAAAGAATGGTTTATTTTCTTTTTTAGCTTCTAAAACAGCTTTTTTAGCTTCATCTACTACGAAGAATGGAAGAGTAGCTTCTCTAGTTCCACTTAAACGTCCACATAGTTCTTGTACTCTTAGGTGTGGATTTTCTCCAAAGTAACTATTTGTAACTTCTGGAATTTCAAAGTTATTTTCTTTTAGCCATTCTACATATCTAGGTTCTTGTTTTGGTCCTTGATCGAATACCATATTTTTGTAAACTCTACTTCCTGGATATCCATATCCATCAAAGTTATGTCCTCTAAATCCAAAATCTCTAGGAAGAACTGTTTTTCCAACATGCCATTTTCCTATAAGGTAATTTGCATAATCTCCCATTCCTGAAATTATATTAGGATTATCTAATTTAGGATCTCCCTCTCCACCTTTTTCACTATTTCTCATAAGTTCGTGGTTACTTGGCATTTGCCCTGTGAAAAGAGATGTTCTTGCTGGTCCACAAACTGAAGCAGGTGTGAAAGCATTATTAAATCTTACTCCGTCTGCTGCAATTGCATCCATGTTAGGAGTTTTAACAATTTTATGTCCATAAGTTCCTAACATATCAAGTCTAACTTGATCTAATAATATATAAACTATATTATTATTCATTTTTCTTTCCTCCTCATATTTCCCTTAAAAAATTATTTTATTTATTTTGTTGCCTCTACCTTAATAGCTGCATTATCATCTTTCTTTTTAGTAAAACTAATAACTCCTATAATTACTACTGTTAATACAGCAAATATCATAGTGATTTTTCCTAATCCATTTCCTCCTGCAAGTCCCCATGGAGAAAGTATTGCATATAGGTAGCATAATCCAATAATTAGTAGTGCTGATACTTCTCTTGCATATTTCCAACTTGTTAAATCTACATTTGATTTATTACTATTTGATGGAACATATGGAGTTTCTCTTTTAAATATACTTCCTAAGATAAACATTACTACTATATCAAATACAAATAAGCTTCCCATTACATGTACAAAGTTTATTTTTACTTTGAATATCCATACTAATGAATAGTAAAGAATAACATGTAGTAATACTGTTGCTCTAGCTGCTTTTCCTGAAATAGTTCTATTTAAGAATCCTACTGCTACAAGTGCAACTATTGGAATATTAAAGAATCCTGCGAATCTTTTTAATAGTAGGAATAATCCTCCTGTTCCATATTGTAGTAATGGAGCTATAATCATAGAGATAATTGCAATAATTGTTCCAGCTATTTTAGCTACTTTTATTAGATCTTCATCAGAGATATTTTTCTTTAACATAGGTCTATAAATATCATAACAGAATAGTGTTGCAGCACTGTTTATAAATGAGTTAAATGTACTTAAAATAGCTCCAAATAAACAAGCTGTAAAGAATCCTAATAATGGTTTAGGTAATACTTTTGATACTAATGTTGGGTAAGCTAAGTCAATATTTTTTAGTGAATCTCCAAAAATATGGAATGAAACTAATCCAGGAATATTTAACATTACTGGTAAGAATAATAGGAATATTGCTGCATATAAAATTCCTTTTTGTCCTTCAGCTAAGCTTTTTGCTGCTAATGATCTTTGAATAATTGCTTGGTTTGTTGTCCAGTAGAAGAAGTTAACTATTAAGATTCCTGTAAATATTGTTGTCCAAGGTACAGGATCTGCTGCTGCTCCCCAAGCTGTTAATTTTTCAATATGAGTTGTAGTTACTATTTCAACTCCTTTAGCCATGCTTCCATCACCTAAGTATTTTAAAGCAAAGAAAGGAATCATAGCTCCT
This portion of the uncultured Fusobacterium sp. genome encodes:
- the pfkB gene encoding 1-phosphofructokinase — encoded protein: MKKILTVTLNPAIDVRYNVENMRIGEVNRTKHIEKTAGGKGINVSRVINQLGGDVTATGIVGGFTGKLFLSKLNAGNIKNDFLETSYETRTCIAVIDKDIKGITEFLESAEGTTEDFEKFMEKYVNILENEKIEIVCGSGSLLKGIGKDAYNPLIEEAHKRGIKFILDTSGESLVKGMEAKPFLIKPNQEELEDITGKKFNNLSEVVEAAKELVKTGIQVVMVTLGGDGAILVTDKVVYKGTFPKVEIKNTVGSGDSTIAGMAFGLSKEMELKECFRLAVACGTTNAMLDSTGNIDLDILKDILEKITVVEL
- a CDS encoding tagatose bisphosphate family class II aldolase; its protein translation is MLVSTRQLLLDAQKGKYAVPAFNVHNMETIQTVVEAAAELRSPIIVAATPGTMKYAGPEFFIKMVEICSEKYDIPVAMHLDHHESYDEIINAIQIGTKSAMIDASHLDFEENIAMVKKVVDYAHRYDVTVEGELGILGGQEDDLVRDEKDSKYTNPAQAKEYVERTGIDSLAVAIGTAHGVYKEEPKLDFDRLAEIRAVVDVPLVLHGASGVPAEQVKKAIELGITKVNIATELKMPFAETLREVLVNKPNESDPRKYFGPAKEAMKKVAIEKILMCGSNGRA
- a CDS encoding SIS domain-containing protein; this translates as MNFKDCVTWKEIAQQPGIWKEEVSIVKENIEALGKFIEGVKGNKVKVIFTGAGSSEFVGNTICSYINSRIDIEVLSVPTTDIVSMPEQYLDADADIILVSCARSGNSPESVAAVELADKLVKNIHHIFITCNKDGKLAKISETGENKYLLLMPERTNDKGFAMTGSFSSMVVAGVLVLLRKDLDVLGEKVEYVASLVERNLDKIVANAEIVADLDIERIVYLGDGTSKGLAEEIALKVLELTGGKLASFFNTFLGFRHGPKSIVNDKTAIVCLMSNNPYTRIYELDLLKEFKNEGGKKQIIVLDTVYDEEVKANSNYYFSYEDAKLGEMEDIFASLSYLVYGQLISLIKSAKLGINPDNPCPTGEVNRVVKGVIIHEYNK
- a CDS encoding ROK family protein; protein product: MSYFVGVDIGGTNVEMGILNELGEILIKKSIKTDSKKGAEDTFGRIWTAINSLITELGITKDDIKSIGMGIPGPVLNNSVVKIAANFSWGDNFPAKELMEKISGKPVKVGNDVKLIALGETLFGAGRGYKNSITIPIGTGIAAGIIINGAIVEGADGAAGEFGHVVVNKQGYKCGCGLTGCLETYCSATGIIREGKRRLAENKDNALYRRINGSIDSLEARDIFDLAKAGDKFCMDIVDWFCEYMAEGIGMLLNILNPEIIIFSGGVARAGEILLDGVKKNLAKYALGMTMENLKFAFGELNEEAGIKGAAALVMNENK
- a CDS encoding GntR family transcriptional regulator gives rise to the protein MVLKNSKSPLYYQLAEIILSEIESKNLKENDKLLTEREYAKKYELSRATVRQALAYLEEKGYVYKIQGCGTFVSSKVIQQKLLKVYSFTEEMKKLGKIPESKILSLKKIVGDEKVAKELNLNSSDEIFELERLRIADREIIMYERTYMPVKKMPNLSKKELLISPLYDIIQSRYKINFNKVFERFSVLKADESVASILQVNRNSPLIKLQRWTYSGMEIIEYTISLVRGDRFEFEVELEE
- a CDS encoding sulfatase-like hydrolase/transferase, which gives rise to MNNNIVYILLDQVRLDMLGTYGHKIVKTPNMDAIAADGVRFNNAFTPASVCGPARTSLFTGQMPSNHELMRNSEKGGEGDPKLDNPNIISGMGDYANYLIGKWHVGKTVLPRDFGFRGHNFDGYGYPGSRVYKNMVFDQGPKQEPRYVEWLKENNFEIPEVTNSYFGENPHLRVQELCGRLSGTREATLPFFVVDEAKKAVLEAKKENKPFFIWMNFWGPHTPCVIPEPYYSMYKPEDVNLDESFYNPMNGKPLHYKDIAKMWGVWEAPEEKWKEIICKFWGYITLIDDAIGEFVKFLKEEGLYEQLFMAITADHGDAMGAHKLIEKGEFMFDTTYRIPMIVKDPCSDRKGEEDNNFVYLHDLTSTCYDVAGKEIPSFFDGESMLPILREHKNNDRKGVLGQLAGHFVFFEQRMWRRDDYKIVFNATDVGELYDIKNDKGEINNLFYNPEYADIKKEMLEELYNEMVKIKDPLANWLYRIINEI